TCTTGGAAAAATGTGTCAATGctaaccttgtattaaattttgaaaaatgtcattttatggttaggcAAGGAATAGTGTTAGGTCATGTTATTTATAGTGATGGAATTTCTATTGACCCAGCTAAGGTTGATGTGCTAGTTTGCCTTActcctcttctgtgagggaggtccgttctttTCTAGGACACGCAGATTTTTACAAACGATTCATCAATGATTTTAGCAAGATAGCCCTACATTTGTCCAATTTGTTGCAAAAGGATGTTGAATTTGAATTCGGTGGTGCTTGCAAAGAGGAATTTGAGAAGTCGAAGAAGGCCCTCACCacagctccaattgtgagaggccCTGACTGGACAcaaccatttgaaattatgtgtgacaCCTCTAATCATGCTGTGGGTGCCGCACTTGCACAACGCGAGAGTAAGCTTCCCTATATTATTGCTTATACTTCAAAGACATTGGATGCGGCGTAATCTAATCACACTACTATCGAGAAATAGCTCTTAGTAGTTGTTTTTGCATTAGACAAGTTTAAATTGTACTTTCTAGGCTCTAAGATAGTAGTATACTTGGATCATGCATCCCTTAATTATTTGCTAACAAAGAATGAATCGAAGTCTAGACTCATTCGTTAGATCTTGCTCTTGCAAGAATTTGATGTTAAGATTGGGGATATGAGTGGATCCCAAAACTTGGTTGTGGATCATTTGAACCGTGTTGAGCAGATTAAATATGATCCATTTTCTATAGACTATTCATTACTGCTAGATGGCTTGCAAGCAATCTCTAGTAATACCCCTTGGTTTGCTCCTCTGGCTAATTACTTGGTCGCTCGGATTTTTTCTCCCAATTTTTTCAAGCACCAAAGAGATAAACTAAGGAGTGATACCAAATATTGTATTTGGAATGACCCTCATTTGTGAAGACGTGGGGCTGACCAAGTAATCTGTAGGTGTGTTCTGGAATCAGAATTTCATCTATACTTGAGTtttgtcactcatctgagagtggaggtcATTTTGGCCCCTAAAAGACTGCTAAGAAAGTGTTAGATTATGAATTCTGGTGGCCGACGTTATTTAGAGATACAACCCAATATTGTTTTATCTGTTACCAATGTCAAAAATCTGGAAATGCCTCCCAAAAGGATAAGGTGCCTTAGCAACCCATTCTTTTTTGTGAAttctttgatgtatggggcattttCCTAGTTCAAATGAGTTTCTTTACATTCTTTTAGCTGTTGACTAtatgtcaaagtgggtagaagtgATCCCAATCCGCATTGACGACGCTAATACGGTTGTTTCTTTCATAAGAAACAATATTGCTTGCCGGTATGGGTCACCATGAGCAATCATGAGCGACCAAGAAACTCATTTTTGCAACAGAAAAATGGAGGTATTACTGAAGAAATATGGTGAGATACACAAAGTTGCCATTGCTCATCTCCCTCAAACCAATGGTCAGGCTGAGGTATCCAACTGAGAGATTAAGAGAATTTTGGAAAAAATGGTAAAACCACAACGAAAAGACTGAAATTTTCGGTTGGGTGATGCCTTGTGGGCTTATCGGACGGCATATAAGACTCTATTAGAGATGAGTCCCTTTTGGATCGTCTACGATAAGGCGTGTCACCTGTCGATTGAGATAGAGCACAAGGCATATTGGGCAGTTAAGCAATGCAACATGGACTTTACACAAGCGGGTATTGTAAGAAAGCTACAACTAAAAGAACTAGAATGCCTTAGGATCGAAGCATATGAAAATACAAGGATCTATATTCAtaagaaggactttcaagaaggtgatgaggttctcctctacaaTTCAAGACTTCgtctcatgccaggcaagctttGTTCAAGATGGGATGGTCCTTATAAGGTTAAAGAAGTGAAGCCCTTTGGCGTAGTGGAGCTTCTTCACCCTCAAAGTGGGACTACTTTCAAGGTGAATAGTCATCGAGTGAAGAGATACCATGGATACAAGTCACAGAAGGAATTAGAGGTGTTCCTCTTAGAGGATCCACCTAGCGCTAGAAACTGAGCATCATGTCCGTCCAATTTAAGGACGTTatagaaaagtgctaggtgggagacaccccaccatggtatggcgttctaatttttcttctttgtgtATAGCTCTTTATTAGCTTTTTAATTCTTAGTTGCAATTCTTAACTTTTCCTAGTTGAATTTGAGTTTGAGGGTGATTGGCAAGGTTTTGGTTATTGGATAGTGTTCAAAAGCTTTGTATTGATGAAAAAGAACCAAAACTGCTTTTATAGACATGTGTACGCATCTCTAATATGTACGCATCATTTTTGAAAACTTGCCATTCCATACGTACGCATGAATCATGCATACGCATGGCCACCTTCTAGTAGAGAATTGGTCTTGTGTGAGGGTTGTGCATGATTTATGCCCACGCATGACCCCATTCCAGTGGTGCTTGGGTTTTGTGCGAGTTTTGTGCGAGAACTATGCGTGCGCATGAAATATTGATCATGCGTACGCATAACTTTCAGACCCAAGAGGAATGGGTTTTGAGAGAACATCATATGCGTTTCATGCTTGCACCTAGATCTTGAGGTCATGCGTACGTATGGCCACCCATCTAAAGAGTAATGCGTTGTGTGCGtaacctgtgcggatgcacaatcTTTCGATTCTtgcagtcatgcgtacgcatgacccttgTGTATGCATGACATCCTTGGTTCTCATAAAGAAGAATGTTGCCCTGTTTCTCAtttcctcttctcttttcttcttcttttctcttcttcaccACCTCTTCCCTTCTTCCCTCCACCAAATTTTGGTGGCCCACCACCGTCGAAGCCAttaccattcttcttcttcttccacctactttttctctctcttttttttttccggcAAGTTTCAACTGCCGGTGCTACCTCTTGGTTGTCTTTAGGATCGCTATTCACCTCACTTTTCCTCATTTAAGTGTATTTTATTATTGAGAGGTTTGTAAATATTTGCTTATGTTTTCATGTGTCAAGAGTTAGAATGACTTTGGTTATGTGTTTATTTGGGTTGTATGAGCTTGTTCATTTTGATTTATGTTGTTGATTGATGCTTGATGATGAACATTGTCAATGTGGCTGCATTTTATTCTTGGGTGTGCAAAGACTATAATTCATGCAAAGATGCACACTAAGTGTTTGCTAAAAGAATTCAAAGAGCTTTTGTGCAGTTTTGGTCATGTCTCTTTGAGTTGATGCTCATTCTTGTTTTATCCTTATTCTTTATACATTGTTCATGGTTTGAAACATGACCTATACTTTCAATTTTGTGATGTTGTGGTTCTTATATAAGGTTACAAGATTAGTACATTGCTCATCCACCACTCAATAACATTTATTTATTGTGCTTCATTGACTTTGAGTTTTGTGAAATTAGATTTCATAGAGTACCACTAATCTTATATCCCTTCATTAGTGAAGTAGTGTGATGCTTGACTTAAGAGCTTGACTTAAACGGCCCGCTACGCCTCAACCTAAGAGCTGACCCAAGAAGGCTGAAAACACTGATGAAGCAGACAAAAAGACCCCATTTAACCTTCCAGAGAGCTTCTCTAACTGTTATTGTGACTAAATGTACCTTAAGTTGTTGGACTGAGCCATCCACTGTAAACGTCGATTGTTCATCCCGGAGCAGTTGGCTCAGTTTGTAGTAGACCGTATTAAGCGACGAGGATGGGGTTCCTTAAAAAAGAGGTGGGCAGTGTCAATGTGTCTTGGGTCTGCGAGTTTTATTCTAATTATTACTCGGCGGCCCTCGACTTAGTGTTTGTACGAGGAAAGTGAGTCCCAGTGACTGAAGCGGCGATTCAACAGGCACTTGGGATTCCACATGTATCGAAAGGGGATAATGCTTATCAAAGGGCGAAGAAAAAATGTAAGTTCCTTGCTTTTGAGTGGAGTAAGGTCATTAAGGTTATTGCCCATCTTGGAAGCATTTGGGTTTATGGGGCACATAAGTTAAATCCCAACAGCATCTGCGTGAACGCCCTGACCGATGAAGCTCAGGTATGGCAACAAATTATGTCCAACCGTgtcatgccgagtactcatgagaccaATGTCACTGCAGCCATGGTGGTCTTCCTTTGGTGTATCTTGAATTGTCACGGCCCAAAATGAGCCATGACTGGTGCTCAGGGAAAATAATCCCCTAGCAAGCCTAACAAAATATAAgctgaataagaaaattttaaatattttacaagttccaaaataaatagttataaaaattaaaataattaagaatgGTTGGATCCTActtgtgacatatggagcagatgACGTCTAAGAACTCAACAAAGAATAGGTACCCATTGCAGatcattactcttgaatagaaaggCTCACATGACCAATTAtttattcctgaaaaatatttttagaaaaatgggGTGAGTTTCGCAACTCaatgactagacaatacatctataatcgacatgagaccatataaacatcattattaaagtaatttttaattagaaaataatagttgataataataagtgaatcaataagggagttctcatcagaaatcaaatcaaaagtccacacttaGGCGGCTCCACCTCAATGGTTAGCCCTTTCCTCTCGTAtgtcctaacagaataacagatctaatgtgtggcctacacgttaggctagcaacacccctgctagctagggtctgagttagatgcatctaagttaatgTCATAACCGCCATTAACTATGGTTTTCTAATACgagtctcccaaaccaattcaaaatatataatttcaaatacaacaaatctttgatctttcaaatatataaggtatcgaatcaaatTAAATCATATTATTCTTTCTCATTagaatctttttcaatcatactttTTCAATCATAAGACATTTCAAACATATTTCACAATCTTTAAACTAAGTGAAtaccaacaaatacttcaatgcttcaaaaaCAGACATTCAAGTAAATTCAAACATTTTAGAATAATGCAAAActtcatcaaaaatatatatggtCTCAAAAACAAATATTCAAGTAAGATCAAACAATTTAGAATAATGCAAAActtcatcaaaaatatatatggtCTCAAAAACAAATATTCAAGTAAGatcaaacaatttaaaataatgcaaaacttcatcaaaaatatatatggtctcatgtatagttccgaaagtataaacttcataaaaacgaattatttaattttaataaatcaattattttaattaatttaaaaccgTTCAAGGCAAATATAGTGagtataattcaaagatcataatagatatatgtcaaaataattatagatgcacaatcaaacaattataaatgtaaaacCTACTCACAACTTGGTCCCAAAAGACCGAAGATACCAAATCCGAAGTGCGAGAATCCAAGGTGAGGAAGGTTGAAGTAGAATGAAACAAATGAGAGCGGAATTTGGATTGGGGCAGCGACAAGGTGGAGCTGGCGATAGTTTGGGTTAGTGATAGGAACAGTTCAGCTCCACCAGTGGCACCAACAGCTCCAGTATCAACCAAGGTTCACCTGAACGGTGACGCAACAGCGGTGACGGAACAGCCCTCTATTCACGGCGGCTCCTCTCGCACAtcctatttctctctcttcaagctctctcttctctctcaacaATGGCAACAACGACTTGGCATGGCAGCGGTTGAAGCTCAACAGCGATAGAGACAAGGCACGGGGATACCCAGCGGCTCCTCCTTCCTCCACGCAACCCAGATGGCGACGATCCAGGCTTTGGCGGCGGCACAAATGGCGAGAAATGGCGATGAAGGTGGCTGGCTCTAGCGACGGTGATAGGTCGCAATGAGGACGACGATGGTGACCCTCCAGCATGCCCGAACAGTTTCCCTCTCTCTCCTCGCAttcgcctctctctctctctctctctctctctctcatccatCATTGGCAATGACGACGGCAAGGCGGCGCGACAGCAAGCTGAATGCCGCTAGGCGAGACGGGTGCGGTTGCGACACGACGGCAAGTTGGACGACAATGAGGCACAACGCCAGTGCGGTAGCCCTCTCCCTCCTCTTCTTCATGCTCTCCTCCTCTCCCTCACTCTCTCGATCtccatctttcttttctttctttccttagcTCGTGGGTGTGTGCTGTGAAGAAGAGGGTGTGCGGGGAGTGAGGGTATGTGTGGCATTGAGAGGTGAGTGAGTGTGTTAgaagagggttagggtttggTTTGGAAAAAAAAGGAATAAGGGTATTGTAAGAATTTTACAGAAAAACCTCTACACCTTCTAAGAATCATCAGAGAGGCAATGGGTCGGGCACCTACAGTTGAAAATCTTCCTTTCTCTGCCTTAATTACACACTTGGCTTCTACAGTTGGATTTCTCGATGAGGATGATGACAAGGTACCGGTCTCGGTTAAGCGCAAGTCGTGTATCCCGTACGGAAACTAGTTCAAGCCTTAAGCCACTATTCAGAGCAAGACCCTGTCTTTAGAGCCTTCAATCACCATGGCACCCTCTATTTCAGCACTACCTCCTTCAGCAACCACATCTCAAGCTCCTCTGCCCATATACCAGCTCGTGCAGCAACTCTTCAAGAAGATTAATCGGGCAGAGCGTTGCAACAAGCGACGATACGAGTACTTGAAGAAACTCATTGGCTGTAGCAATCCACCACCAGAAGAGCCGGACTCACCAAAAACCACCTTGGATTATAGCGGAAAAGGAGATCAAGCAATGGACGTGGAGGCACCCCCGCACACCATCCTGAGGACACCGAAAGTGGAGTTCCATAGACCATTTTTCTTTCCCCTTGTTAATCATAGCATGGAAGACCGTGCTAACTTCTAAGTGTGGAGAGATCGATGACCGATCTTTTGGGTGACATAACTTCTACTCTAGACTCTTGCACTTACATTTTTTTACGATGATGCTTTTTGATTTACTTTTGATATACTTTTTAGTGAGACTTTAATTCTCTTTTGGATTTATTATAATTAAGTCTTTAGTTTGGTTTTCATTTTAGTCATAGTACATGTTATCTTCATCTAATACCCATTTGGCATATGCCTGCTCTGACCGAGATCTTTAGAGATGATTCCGTACTCCAATTCGGTGGTGGAACCTTAGGGCATCCTTGGGGAAATGCACCAGGTGCCGTAGCTAATCGAGTAGCTCTCGAAGCATGTGTATAGGCTCGGAATGAAGGTCGTGATCTTGCTCGTGAGGGTAATGAAATCATCCATGAGGCGAGCAAATGGAGTCCTGAATTAGCTGCTGCTTGTGAAGTATGGAAGGCgatcaaatttgaattcccagcaaTGGATACTTTGTAATCCGGTGGTTACTGTTCGTTCTAAATAATTGCAATTAAACTCGGCTCAATCTTCAAAAAATACCCCCTatgtatatgaaaaaaaaatgtaatctaagccacttggttaaaataatacaATTCCAAGAGATTATTGTAGGGCAacctaattgatttgagttgaaattattttttattgaacttgcttgaactataaTATTGTGAAACATAGTTAGAGCTAAGAACACACTACCATGTGAGATTTGAGTTTTAATGTGTAGTTGCATCATATTGaccactatttttatttttgtgtgttattttctctatgattataatatttgatttgtttgatttctATGTCAATTATTCTGTGTATATATACatgtatgtgattgaggccattatttcatttaaactcacttatccataTAGTCTTTATCCTTTTATCACCATTGTTAGTCAATTTTGAGTCTAATAGAATCTCCTTTTGTTCTTACTCTAGCACATCACTAAacataagtgaaaaataataaatatcattaATTTGAATCTCTGATTACTTTAGATTAGTGAAAGTGTGTATTATCTAAATGTGAAAAATTTGGAAAACATTAGTAGAGAAACAAAAtaggtgttttgtatttttttttaaatcttgggAATtgagtacatactcatgtattaattgtataaaccatatgcattgacacttgtgtatattttgaaaaaaaatgtagaaaaaatataataataatatacaaaaaaaagaaaaagaaaaatgaagcaacaaaaaggggacaaagactccaataaaaaggaataataacaatgcatatggaatttgatttgaaaagaatgcatgagtgtgtgaaaagcaaaatgatgggtagttaggtttgttttagaattgtataggttgttatatatgtTTGGTGAGAGTTTAAGTTGATCAAGGATTCAAATACtaactcacttagccatatacatccttacctttatcctagccccgttacaaccttTAGAAAAGTTCTAATGATACTtgcatgcatgcattgaatagttgttgattgttagatgaagaacaaatcttagaaattatgattagaggagaattgagtgaatcaaccctatacacttaagCGACTAGAGCGTATATGCATCCagtgaggggttcgattgctcaattctatattttcatcttttgtGATTGATTATCTTGCAAGTTATATTCTTTTGCAACTCAAATTAATTCATGAAAATTGCATTAATTGCTTTGTTGTTTAAGCCCTTGattatatatatgttttcttggaaattaatttattttgactaagtagttACACATAGATAATTAGATAGTATTAGATAgagtagttgcatgcatttagatagtttgcattgaataaatgttgatatcccTTCTTTGTACCTTTCTtgatgtttagcatgaggacatactttgtttaagtgtgaggaggttgataaaccacaattttatagtttattttgaattaaaacgagtggattttatcaacttattttGCACTTATTCACCACATTGCATGCAATTATGATTTCGTCTTAAATTGTGCTCAAGagttaaaaacatactttttttacccttaaattgataaatttaattcacttctaCTCCATTTGATGCGTTAAtgcgtttgttgagtgattttaggttcaatAGGACAAGGATGATTTAGAAGATGGAATGGAAGCCCGCAAAAgtagaaaaatcattaaaatgaaagAATTGAAGATCTGACACTCATGCGTACGCAAGCCTCATGCATGCATATGACTTTCAGCTCGACTAACTTGCGCGTATGCATGTCCTAGGTGTACGCATGACCAGCAGCGCATGCTTCATCAATGAAACATATGAGGGGCAATTTCTGAAGGCTTTTGGACCCATTTCTAAGCCCAACTTGAAGCTAATTGATGGAAGGATGGAGGGGAGGATCAACACACACTCATAGATAGAAATTAGATAGTTTTTGGtccttagtttctagagagagaaactctactTTCTCTCTAGGTTATCTTATGATCATTACACTTTTGTTATTACATTTTGAtttggatcttgtttaattttagtttctTTCTTGAATTAGTAGTTGTTGCACTCTGAGTTTTATAATTGCTTTTTAATTGTTCACTTTCGTTACTTATGATTTTAGTTTAAACTCTTATGaatattgaatttattttaattgaatttgaagttttatgttctttttatgtttattatggtCTTTGATAGTGATTATATGTAGTGGGTAGttctaattttcatttaatttttgggGAAAACTTGAGATATTGGAATCCCtcaatttgaaattgattttatctaattttataaattaattatgttaatagtcaattaagacttcTATGTGTGTGTTAGGGTGTCACCTAACGTGTCATATTAACAAATTTTGACCTCATGAACAAACAGAGTGACGGAAAGACTAActtgactaatttaaaatctttaaggttgcgtttgttttcgagaacaggacaggacaagacaatgagaacaggacaggacaagacactgatggacagagacacaaaattttgtgttcttgtattctgtttggcgataaactagaacaaattatgaaaattcaatttattctcattttttt
This region of Arachis hypogaea cultivar Tifrunner chromosome 8, arahy.Tifrunner.gnm2.J5K5, whole genome shotgun sequence genomic DNA includes:
- the LOC112705343 gene encoding uncharacterized protein → MSPFWIVYDKACHLSIEIEHKAYWAVKQCNMDFTQAGIVRKLQLKELECLRIEAYENTRIYIHKKDFQEGDEVLLYNSRLRLMPGKLCSRWDGPYKVKEVKPFGVVELLHPQSGTTFKVNSHRVKRYHGYKSQKELEVFLLEDPPSARN